One Vicugna pacos chromosome 12, VicPac4, whole genome shotgun sequence genomic window carries:
- the INHBE gene encoding inhibin beta E chain, with translation MGLPDVQLWLVLLWALVWAQGAESVCPSCGGPTLEPQAERALVLELAKQQILEGLQLTSRPRITHPPPQAALTRALRRLQQGSVAPENGEEVISFATITDSSTSTCSSMLTFHLPTPRSYHLYHARLWLHVLPTLPGTLSLRIFRWGPRRKRRGSRVLLAEHQMTTPGWHALTLPSSGLRAEEPGVLKLRLDCRPLEGNSTAARQPRWLLDTTGEQRPFLELKTRPNEPGAGRARRRTPTCEPETPLCCRRDHYVDFQDLGWRDWILQPEGYQLNFCSGQCPPHLAGSPGIAASFHSAVFSLLKANNPWPLGTSCCVPTARRPLSLLYLDRDGNVVKTDVPDMVVEACGCS, from the exons ATGGGGCTCCCTGATGTCCAGCTCTGGCTGGTGCTGCTGTGGGCACTGGTGTGGGCACAGGGGGCAGAATCTGTGTGTCCCTCCTGTGGGGGTCCCACACTGGAGCCCCAAGCAGAACGAGCTCTGGTCCTCGAGCTAGCCAAGCAGCAAATCCTCGAGGGGCTGCAGCTGACCAGTCGTCCCAGAATAACTCATCCTCCACCCCAGGCAGCGCTGACCAGAGCCCTCCGGAGACTGCAGCAGGGAAGCGTGGCTCCAGAGAATGGGGAGGAGGTCATCAGCTTTGCTACCATCACAG actcctccacctccacctgcaGCTCCATGCTCACCTTCCACCTGCCCACTCCTCGGTCCTACCACCTGTACCACGCTCGCCTCTGGCTGCACGTGCTCCCCACCCTTCCTGGCACTCTTTCCTTGAGGATTTTCCGATGGGGCCCTCGAAGGAAACGCCGAGGATCCCGTGTCCTCCTGGCGGAGCACCAAATGACAACCCCAGGCTGGCATGCCCTGACTCTGCCCTCTAGTGGCTTGAGGGCTGAGGAGCCTGGTGTCCTGAAACTCCGGCTGGACTGCAGACCCCTAGAAGGCAACAGCACAGCTGCCCGACAACCTCGGTGGCTCCTGGACACAACGGGAGAGCAGCGGCCCTTCCTGGAGCTTAAGACCCGGCCCAATGAGCCTGGAGCAGGCCGGGCCAGGAGGAGGACCCCCACCTGTGAGCCTGAGACCCCCTTATGTTGCAGGCGAGACCATTATGTAGACTTCCAGGACCTGGGATGGCGGGACTGGATCCTGCAACCTGAGGGGTACCAGCTGAATTTCTGCAGTGGGCAGTGCCCCCCCCACCTGGCTGGCAGCCCAGGCATCGCTGCCTCCTTCCATTCTGCCGTCTTCAGCCTCCTTAAGGCCAATAACCCTTGGCCCTTGGGTacttcttgctgtgtccccaCTGCCCGAaggcctctctctctcctctaccTCGACCGTGATGGCAATGTGGTCAAGACAGATGTGCCAGATATGGTGGTAGAGGCCTGTGGCTGCAGCTAG